Below is a genomic region from Candidatus Cloacimonas sp..
AGATAAAATAACGGAACCCAACACCCTGAACTCTACCCTTTGCATAAAGTTCCCAAGTAGGCATATTTCAAACCTTTAGTTAATTTGTTCTTCATAAATAAACTACCAGAATTTGTCAAGAATTCGTTTTCATTGATTTTTTAAGAAAGCATAATTTTACTAAATGTCAAGCAAAAATTACTTGACCATTACGAGGGCTAAAAAAAACTATAAATATTACGGTTAAAAAGGAACATTGAGATTAGATGAACTTGTTGAATATCATAAACTTGATAGGTGGTTTGGCACTTTTCCTATTCGGAATCAATAAATTGAGCGATAGTTTACAAGCAGTTGCCGGTTCCGAAATGCGAAGGATCCTAAAGGTCCTCATTAATTCTCCTTTGAAAGGTGTCTTAGTTGGTTTGGGTGTAACTGCTTTAGTTCAAAGTAGTTCGGCAACTACAGTTATGACGGTTGGTTTTGTCAATACCGGAATTATGACATTAAATCAGGCAGTAGGGGTAATTATGGGCGCCAATATTGGCACCACGATAACTACCCAATTAATTGCTTTCAATATTGGTCAGTATGCTTATTTGTTCATTGTTTTAGGAGTCGCTTTACTTTTCATCCGCAAAAGCAGGGCAATGGAACATTGGAGCCAGATAATCATTGGTTTCGGTTTATTGTTTATCGGGTTAAATGTTATGGCTGAATCAGTTACTCCTTTGCAGAATTCCGTAGTGGCAAAAAATTTAATGATTCAACTGGCTTCCAATCCAATTTTAAGTATCTTAGTGGGAACCGCTTTCACAATGTTAATTCAGAGTTCTGCTGCCTCCATAGGAATAGTGATGGTTTTGGCATCTACGGGTTTGATACCTTTTGAAGGGGCTTTGTATTTGGTTTTTGGAGATAATATTGGCACTACGATCACTGCCTGGTTGGCAGCCATAACCAGTAGTAATACAGCCAAACGCGTAGCTATGGTTCATACTCTTTTCAATTTGTTCGGAACGATCATTTTTGCAACTTTAACTTATTTGGGCATATACCCCTTACTTATTAACTGGATTACGCCGGGGAATGTTTATTTAGGACAGAATGTAGCTCGGCACATTGCCAATGGGCACACTTTATTTAACATCATCAATACTATTTTCTTCTTGCCTTTTGCCGGTCTATTGGCTAAAGCTGCCACTAAAATTATTCCGCCTGATAAAGTGGAAACCATTTCTTTAGGCGAACCCAAACATTTGAATTATACCATCATCAACAATTCGGACTTGGCAATAAAACAGTCAATGAAAGAAATGCGAGAAATGTTGCGTTTAGTGAGAATGGAACTGTTAATTTCTTATCAAGCATTCAAGGATAAGGATTATAAGAAGCAATTACGCGTAAGCCGGATTGAAAAAGCCATTGATAATCTCCAACGGGAAATTACTCTCTATTTAGTGGCTGTGAATGAAAAGACAAAGGCAGAAGACATCATTCATAAGATACCTGCTTTACTACATTCGGTTAATGATATAGAAAAAATTGGTGATTTTACGGAGCAAATCAATAAAATTTTGAATGAGCAGATGATATCTCAAAAGCATCAGCTTCCTCCCGAGTTTATTAAAATGATAGACGATTTACATTCCAAGCTGCTTATTATGTTGGATTTATCCATAGATTATCTGGCAGAATTGAAAGAGGAATATGTTTATAAAATAATTGAAATGGAAGGAAGAATAAATGAGACCCACCATTTCTTGCGAGAAGATGTTCTTGCCAGAATTCAAAATAGAGAATGTGAAGCGGCAGGGGGCCTAAATATTATTGACTATCTGGATGAAATAGAAGAAATTGCCGATAAATTAAAGAATTTAGTAAAAGCGGGAACGCACGATTTTGTCTATAATCACAATTATGAATTAGAACCAGATGAAGAAGAAGAAAAAGACCTCTATTAAATAACTCCTGCAGTCAATAAATCGTGCATATGTAACATTCCTACGGGGATGTCATTATCGTCAACGACGGGTATCATCGTTATTTTATATTTTTCCATCAAATTCAATGCTTCAACAGCCAGAACTTCAGGTTTTAGTGTTTTGGGGCTGGGAGTCATACATTCTTTGGCTGTATAATTCAATAGGGAATTACCTTTTAGGTGCAATTGTCTTCTTAAATCACCATCGGTTATCATTCCTATCAGTTTATCATTTTTATCCGTCACGGCTGTGCAACCCAATTTTTTGGAAGTCATTTCAATGATTGCTTCAGACATATTGGCATTTTCTTTAATAACGGGAAGTTCCGTTTTACTGTGCATCAAATCGTTCACTTTTAAAAGCAGCTTTTTACCGATGGTCCCACCGGGATGGATACGGGCAAAATCTTGCAGCTGGAAATTTTTATATTTCAGCAAAGCAATAGCCAAAGCGTCACCAACCGCCAAAGCCACCGTTGTTGAAGCAGTTGGAACAATTCCAAGGGGCTCCAATTCTTTGGGTATATGACAGTTTATCACGACATCGGAATTTTTTGCCAGTTGGGATTTGGGGTCTCCGGTGATAGCTATGATGGGAACATAATTAAATTTCAGAAAGGGAATCAGATTGATCAATTCCTGAGTGTTTCCACTATTGGAAATGGCGATCACCACATCATCGGATTCAATCATTCCTAAATCTCCATGAATTCCTTCCGCAGCATGTAAAAAAATAGAGGTAGTTCCCGTGGAAGCTAAAGTAGCGCTTATTTTTTTGGCAATAATTCCGGTTTTACCCATTCCCGTCAAAACCACTTTTCCTTTACAATTGCAGAGTAGTTCAAATGCTTTTTCGAGGGAGTCCTTACTCAGCTGTTCCGCTACTTTTTGAATGGCAGATGCCTCTTTGGCAAGTTCTTCCTGAACAGTTTCATAGACATTCATAGCGCGTGTCTCAAAATATTGATTGCTTCAGTTAAATTCATTATGCCCAGGTCACCAACTTTATGTTGTCTGATGGCGACCGTGGCATTGCTTTCTTCATTTTTGCCCACTATGCACATAAAAGGAATTTTGCTGTTTTCGGCGGCACGAATTTTATAACCCATTTTTTCACTGCGAGCATCCAATTCACAACGAAAGCCCTGTTCCAACAACTGTTCTTCTATTTTACGGGCATAGTCGATTTGGCCATCGGTAATTGGAATCACCATAATTTGGACGGGAGCCAGCCACAAAGGTAGATTGCCACTGTGATATTCCAGCAAAGTAGCAAAAAATCTTTCCACGGAACCCAAAACTGCTCTGTGAATCATAAAAGGTCTATGAGCGGTATTATCGGCGCCGATGTAAGTCATATCAAATCTTTCTGGTTCATTAAAATCAAATTGGATGGTAGTGCATTGCCAAGCTCTGCCCAAGGCATCTTTAATTTTGATGTCAATTTTAGGACCGTAAAAAGCTCCGCCCCCTTCATCCACTTTATAGTCCAGACCCAATTTTTCCATTGAAGCAGCCAGGGCAGAGGTCGCTTTATCCCAGTCCTCTTTTTTACCCACGCTATCTTCTGGCTGGGTGGAAAGATAAATCATAAATTCTTTAAAACCGAATGCCTTTAACATATCCAATGCAAAGACGATCAATTTTTCCACTTCATCATCCATTTGTTCAGGAGTACAGATAATATGAGCATCATCTTGTGTGAAACCCCGCACCCTCATCAAACCGTGTAAAACGCCACTTCTTTCATATCTGTAAACAGTTCCCAGTTCTGCTAAACGGACAGGCAATTCACGATAACTGTGCTGTTTGGTTTTGTAAATACTGATGTGAAAAGGACAGTTCATCGGCTTTAGATAATAATCCTGACCTTCAATGTCTATCTTGCTATACATATTTTCTTTGTAGAAATTTAAGTGACCGCTAATTTCCCATAAATTAGCGCGTCCTATATGGGGAGTATAGACCAGTTGATAACCCTTTTTCAAATGTTGATCTTTCCAGTATGCTTCAATTAAATGACGCACCATAGCTCCTTTGGGATGCCATAAAACCAGTCCGGGTCCTACTTCATCGTTGATGGAAAAAAGATCAAGATCTTTACCTAATTTACGGTGATCGCGTTTTGCGGCTTCTTCCAAAAATTGTATATAGTTCGTCAGTTCTTTTTCCGTTGGGAAACTTATTCCGTAAATCCGTTTCAGCATTTTATTTTTTTCATCGCCACGCCAGTATGCACCGGAAGTTCTTAAAAGTTTTATGGCT
It encodes:
- a CDS encoding Na/Pi cotransporter family protein, with protein sequence MNLLNIINLIGGLALFLFGINKLSDSLQAVAGSEMRRILKVLINSPLKGVLVGLGVTALVQSSSATTVMTVGFVNTGIMTLNQAVGVIMGANIGTTITTQLIAFNIGQYAYLFIVLGVALLFIRKSRAMEHWSQIIIGFGLLFIGLNVMAESVTPLQNSVVAKNLMIQLASNPILSILVGTAFTMLIQSSAASIGIVMVLASTGLIPFEGALYLVFGDNIGTTITAWLAAITSSNTAKRVAMVHTLFNLFGTIIFATLTYLGIYPLLINWITPGNVYLGQNVARHIANGHTLFNIINTIFFLPFAGLLAKAATKIIPPDKVETISLGEPKHLNYTIINNSDLAIKQSMKEMREMLRLVRMELLISYQAFKDKDYKKQLRVSRIEKAIDNLQREITLYLVAVNEKTKAEDIIHKIPALLHSVNDIEKIGDFTEQINKILNEQMISQKHQLPPEFIKMIDDLHSKLLIMLDLSIDYLAELKEEYVYKIIEMEGRINETHHFLREDVLARIQNRECEAAGGLNIIDYLDEIEEIADKLKNLVKAGTHDFVYNHNYELEPDEEEEKDLY
- a CDS encoding KpsF/GutQ family sugar-phosphate isomerase, producing MNVYETVQEELAKEASAIQKVAEQLSKDSLEKAFELLCNCKGKVVLTGMGKTGIIAKKISATLASTGTTSIFLHAAEGIHGDLGMIESDDVVIAISNSGNTQELINLIPFLKFNYVPIIAITGDPKSQLAKNSDVVINCHIPKELEPLGIVPTASTTVALAVGDALAIALLKYKNFQLQDFARIHPGGTIGKKLLLKVNDLMHSKTELPVIKENANMSEAIIEMTSKKLGCTAVTDKNDKLIGMITDGDLRRQLHLKGNSLLNYTAKECMTPSPKTLKPEVLAVEALNLMEKYKITMIPVVDDNDIPVGMLHMHDLLTAGVI
- the thrS gene encoding threonine--tRNA ligase, yielding MLKITLPDGNIRNYENPVSAIQIAKDISPKLAEAAVCAEVNNNLVDLDYMIDKDATLLFHTFESEQGKEVYWHSTAHLMAQAVKQLFPEVKIAIGPAIEQGFYYDFDRDEPFTEEDLPKIEQRMKELISQALPYQRAELSKAEAAKIFGEMGETYKLELLENIPTGDIISTYRQGDFIDLCRGPHLPHTGKIKAIKLLRTSGAYWRGDEKNKMLKRIYGISFPTEKELTNYIQFLEEAAKRDHRKLGKDLDLFSINDEVGPGLVLWHPKGAMVRHLIEAYWKDQHLKKGYQLVYTPHIGRANLWEISGHLNFYKENMYSKIDIEGQDYYLKPMNCPFHISIYKTKQHSYRELPVRLAELGTVYRYERSGVLHGLMRVRGFTQDDAHIICTPEQMDDEVEKLIVFALDMLKAFGFKEFMIYLSTQPEDSVGKKEDWDKATSALAASMEKLGLDYKVDEGGGAFYGPKIDIKIKDALGRAWQCTTIQFDFNEPERFDMTYIGADNTAHRPFMIHRAVLGSVERFFATLLEYHSGNLPLWLAPVQIMVIPITDGQIDYARKIEEQLLEQGFRCELDARSEKMGYKIRAAENSKIPFMCIVGKNEESNATVAIRQHKVGDLGIMNLTEAINILRHAL